AACCCAAACTATGAAAAAACTACTTTGAATTGCATGAGTCCGGATTGTTTCTCAAATTTTTAATAAAGGACTTGATTCCTTTTTCCACTCATTCCAATTGGCGCTCGTTATCATAagtgaaaggaaaaagaagcatTCAACACAAAAAACTAAAGGAAATATTTCCTACTTGACCACTTTGCAACAAAGATGAATTATATGTATGATAGGTTGCAAGACGGAGTTGGAAACATATATTTCACActttcaaaataactttgttCCGTCCTGTGTTCTATGCTGATTCCTCATGTGTATGTAGGTACATAAGTCAAGGACAGTATGAATGTCCTCCCCGGCATAGTAAATAGCACCGTACAATCAGGATACTACTACCATGAAGTGTACATACCAATAATGCaatgtgtgtgcgtgtgtgtgtgtgtacttaATCAAGTGTGTCATTCAGTCTAAGTTTCAATTGTTTTATCTTTGCACTTGTACTTTTATAGCATTTGGATCAATGAACATTGGCTAGAGACATATAAAAGTTGAATGCACTCAATGAGCAGTCAGTTGCTTGCAAACATTACCTCAAGGACTAAGTAAGGTGTAAAGCAAACGACCATTCATTGATTGGCAGCATGAGGTCAATTGGATTagtcttggccattttggccCTTTCCAACATCATTCAAGACGGCTTAACAGTCAAACAGTCGGACAAACTGGTGGTCTGCTACTTTACTAGCTGGGCCCATTACAGGTAACCAAGTTTTTTACCTTCCATTGAAAAACAGTCTGCggattttgaaacaagtttttttccttgttctaACAGGGAGGACCCAGGTCATTTTGATGTAGCTTGGGTTGACCCCACCTTGTGCTCCCATGGGATCTACGCCTATGCTGATATCGACACTGCCACGTGGTCCTTGATGCCTGTGGATCCCTGGTATGATCTGGGACCCATGGATTGTGGTCCTGGCGAGTGCAACTTTGACTCTTACCGACGATTCACGGCCTTGGCCTCGGAAACGTTCACCCCCATGCTTTCTGTTGGTGGATATAATGAAGGTCCTGACAAGTTCTCGGATATGGCCAAGGACCCAGTCAAACGACAGGCTTTCATTGACAGCTCCGTGGACTACCTTCAGCGTTATGGGTTCCAGGGTTTGGATATTGACTGGGAGTTCCCGGCAGAAGAGGACAAGCGGAACTTGGACCTCCTCGTGGGCGAGATGAAGGCTGCCTTTGACCTTCAGGGTCTTATTCTCAGCTTGGCGATCTTCCCGGAGTACGACCGGGTTGATTTGGGCTATGATATTCCGTTCCTGTCTGAAAATGCGGATTTCCTCAGTGCCATTGCCTATGATTACCATTCGTACTACAATGGCCATGAGTAAGTATCCACAGttgctgtttttttgctttacttttgttttgaaaatgaaactctTGATTCTCACCACTACCGACCGACCCAATTGATGattgaatgtctttttttccaattagATTCACGGCTCACGAGGCCCCCATCTTCCGGatcaatgaagaagaaaacgtCTTGCACCCTGGATATGGCCTCAATGTGTATGACGGGATTCGATATCTTCTACAGAAGGGTGGCGATCCAACCAAGCTGGTCATGGGTATTCCGGCTTATGGCAATGGCTTCATGTTAGAAGACGCTTCCAATAACGGCCTTTATTGTCCTGCCGCTGGTGCAATCAATCCCGGCCCAATCATGCACTCCAGTGGCTCTTGGAGCTTCCAGGAGATCCTCAAGATCCAACAGGATGATGCCCTCACGTACTTGCCGGGTGCCACTCCCATGGCTTGGTCCATTCAGCGAGATGACTGCCAACGAGTTCCCTACATGATCAACGGCAAGTATTGGATTGGCTACGAGGATGTCCAATCCGTTGGTTTGAAGGCCCAAATGGCCAATGCCTTGAACCTCGGTGGAGTGATGGTGTTCTCCTTGGACCAAGACGACTACAGTGGAGCTTTTTCCGATTCGCCATATCCTCTCTTGCGAGAAATCAACACCCAATTGGCTTCCGGAAACGCCTTTGATCCCACTGATGAGACTTGTGGTGATGAACCTGCTCCTGTTTGTGAAATCTAGGTTAGCCACGGATCCTTGAGTTGCGAGTACGTGTTAGTGGGAATAAACCAATCTTGATACATGGAGCCATATTAGGTGTCTTACTTATTGCACATGCACCAATTGCAGATAGAGGGCGATTATTAAGTTATATATTGTAAATATAGGCCGGTTTCTGCAGTTTGTGTTGTGCTATTTCTGCAAGGAATAGATTTTTGCAAGTTTCTCCAtgttgtgaagaaaaaaaaacttttcagaAAAGGAAACGCTTTACTGTCACCGATACCATTACTTTTCAACGAAAAAGTATGGCTTCAAACGAAGAAAAAGGTTTGTACGAGTTTACGGGAGGAGGCTGCGTGGCAGTCCCGGCAGTCGACATTTTTCAAGACTTGGTTTGCAAGGTTATGGGCAAACGCACTTCTTTTttgggagaaagagagacttGTCTAGTTTCAGACTAAGATATACGCGAAAAGTTCGGAAGCGAGTTTTTAATTAATTCTCCTTGATGAGTTGGGATCAATGCTTAGTGAAAGAACTACACCCTGACGCATAAGACTGGTAGTCATATAAATAGTTATTCAaccaatctgaatttgaaaacttgaatgaTGGTATTTAACTATTGCTATCCAAGAAGCATCTCCTATTCTGACGATGTTGTAAGCGTTCGTTAAGATATAATTTCGATTTTATTTCCACTGATCCATCATTTTGGTTCGTTGTCAATGTCTAAGTTTCCACAAAAATTTCAACCCGCACCAGGCCGAGTGACATTGGCTGACTATCGATGGCTTGATGCTTTTTTATGATATAATAGAAAGGCAGAATGACCTGGCAGCTCTCCcaaacaaaatactttttatgGTGCATGGTAAAAATTGATGTAATATTTCTCTTTGTCCTGGCTTTATCTACAACAGAGCGCCTCCAGAGAAAGCTCTAGAAGACGTCGCAAATTTGGACGCAGAAAaacttttgttgaaaaatttgttgtttgtgctcttatatccgatgctatttactatactttactatataatttgattcggggattcacaatcgtgctcttatatccgatgctattttactatactttactatataatttgattcggggCATTCACAATCGTGCTCTTATATCGATGCTATTTTACTATACTTtactatataatttgattcggggCATTCACAATCGTGCTCTTATATCGATGCTGTTTTACTATACTTGATGGTAAGGGAGAGGGGCTAAAAACCGTCCCATTACCGATATCGTTGCTTTTGTAGAACTGTAACGCGTTACAAACTCTAGTAATCTTGAATGGTAAAATGAATGGCTTGCAAGTCGTACATAATCAAGGTGCTTGAAATACATCCCTTTGAAATAATAAGCACCAAAACCCATGAAATGTTGTCTAAAGAGGACAAttgcttccaatttttttcaagaaaagcgGAAAAATCAATTCTTAAACTCGACTTCGTGTACCAACATGATGAGAAAATGCAACAAGCACAAGTAATGCAAAAAGGAttggaaaagtgaaaaaatgtatCTTCCTGATTTGGCCAGCCTTGCTCATAATCTGATAAGTCCCAAAAAGGTCAAACCTTGAACTTATgcgcaaaaatatgaaattttcGCCGGTAAGTATGATAGTATAAAAAAGGTAATAGGGCTAATTAATATTGACGCAAGCTATTTTATCACAAGATTATGTTCTGGCATTTAGCAAAAGAATTAAGAACCATCTGTGTAGAGGGCAGGGTCTGGTGTTCTTTTGTAACAATCTTTATTGTTCGCACTAGATCAAAGTAAATCATATCACAAGGGAAAAATCAGCGACTCGAGTCCTAAGTAGCGACgtccaaaatatgcacttaaATATGGCTTTTACTCCAAAATTTGCACTTCAGTATgcattcaaatccaaaatatgcGATCAAAAAAAATCGGACGAACTCAGATCAAGACCCAGGCAGTTGCAACAAAATCATGTCCAAAAGGCTTATCATCGGTCAATGAGAGGCTGCTTGCAGCAGACCATCTCGGCCAATCTAAGTCAGGAGTGAGccactgatttttcaaattcaagttgcACAGTTTTAGTCAAGTCTATTCTTGTTGTTCTTAGCTCAAAATCCCTTCAGAGTATTGGCGTGACACCAAAaggcacctttgtccggctcccagccaaattcCATCAACGACAGAAGCTGATAAAGAATGTACTCAATCTGGCCCCACCAACTTTTCTACTTAAACCAAGACTTCCACCTTTACCTCTAGCCACCTGTTTTTGGAGTGCCAGTGacttccctcttcacttttccCATGTGCGCTGAACCAATTCAAGTTAACTTTGTTGTGACATCACGTTCTAGTCAACTAATTTTCCCATTGCTCATTTTAAACACTCATTCTTTTACCTATTTGTTTGTGATTATACACTCTTATTGATAAGTTCTAGGcattgacatgaccaagagtcacaATAAATGGTTATTACACTAGTATTAAAATTTTCACTCCAAAATACCCAACATATGCATAAAAACATGCAATTTATACGAATGAACTCGTTCCATGACATAAAAtggataatgcatattttgaccgtCTCTAGTCATAAGAATGATCAAAACGCTCTAGCGAGTAAAAAACTGATTTCAAAGTTCTAAGGAAATAATGCACAAATCCTTGTCGTGTGAGAAACCAGCTCCTGAACTACTTATAAGGTGgtacatattttttgaaagttagCCTCTAAACCCAATAATGCAATAATCGAATGCAGTTGCCGCGTCTATTACAACCTATTAGACGTCATCCACACTATAAGTATTTACCAAAGCTACCTAGtgccaaaatcatcaaataatCAACAAGATGTAAAGGAGTAGTTGTTTATAATCTAATCAAACGCATTTAATTACCAAAACTATGTTGTGACCAACAATTTGTGATCAATTAACAAATATTGCATCATAAGGTAGGCCATaaaaacttcaaaagaaaGCCAAGTATATCAATATAAATCAAGAGCTTTCTAAACATATTGAGTGGTCAGGTAAGAAAGAAAGTTGActacattttctgaccaaagCTTACGTTGATCGAATTTGCAGTATACATATGAGAAAGCGTTATCAACTGAGTGACCTCGACCCTACATCATCGAGTGCCACAAGATTCTTAAACAGttgcatgaaaaaagtgaatgtaTTCACTGGAATAGAAAGATTGCATTGTGCTTTATTTGGCGATTGGAATCCGCCACCCTGGACGAATATTCAAGAACTCGTGATAAAATTTCCAGTTTATCTCGATCGTGCATCAAAGATTCAGTGAGGCCAAAACACATCTTCTGGCCTTAGGGATAAAGAAGCAACACATGACAACTTTTAACTCAAggtatttcaaaatgtaaatcaTAAGTTCTTGTCAGCAGTTTTATGCCCATGTTCTAAATATTAATAGCACAGCACAAAGgaattttcaatcatgaaaCCTTTGTTTTGTATCATGGGATTCGAAGCAACTTCGTCTTGTAAGTGATTAAATCGTCCTGCTATAACATTAGCTTTATTTGTTGAGTTGAACACAAAGTACCTTGTGGATTGCTTTTTAACCATCCAAATTGCCGCTATCACCAGTAACGAAAAATGACATGGTTAAAGTTGGAAAACATTGGAATAGATGATACTTTCGTTTTGGAAATGGCCTAGTATACATTTGATGGACTTGATTCTTAATTGGTAGTTCTTgagatttcatttcttggccaaGCGAGGTCTTTTCACAatcaaaaagtacaaaaagaatgaaatgtgaaaacaatgaaataaaatgggTTTGTAAAGCAAACTTaccatcaattgaaaaatattcccCGTATGCCTAAAAAAGATGGAATATTTGCCTCTCGTATAATATTCCAAGAGCAACATCAATCACATTTCTGGCTTAGGTTGGGTTCCCAAAATAGGATTATGGCGGTAAAAACCTATATATTTGGTGAGTCAATTCATCCAAACCACACAGAATGTAATCCACCATACACAAATCATTTGCCCTGTTGGGTTTTGccccaaatttcaaatcccaaGGGCCATCAATCCTAATTTCTGACAAAACATCTCTCACATCTAGCCGGATCACTTTTTCTAAGCTTTTGATGTCAGGACTTACCCATATTCTGACCCAAAACACAAAGTCACATGTGGCAAGACTGTGGTCGTAACTCGCTGAGAATCATTCGTTTCCAGGGGTTGGCCTGGAAGGGGAGTGTGTTCTGGGACTCTCTCAATCATTGACCTGTCAGCCCCATTAGCCCTGTTGCCGCCTGCCCCGCCAAGAAGAAAGACGTGAAACCGGTTAGTTTTCTAATCCAGTCTTCTAAACCTGTTAAGATTCTGGGTGAAGGGTTTTCTTCTCGGATTTGGCACTTATCAAGTAAAGAGACTCATACGTTTTGCAAGAAGGGAGTTATATTTTTTCAGACTCCACGGAATTGCATTGTAATGGCAGAACAATTCGATTTTTAAGATATTAATCACCCCACTGGCATTAATACTACCTGCGTTTTTCATGAACTTAGTTGCCAAAAATTTATCGCACATGAAGTAAGAGGTTTAACATTATTCTCCACCATTTGGTTTCAATTGTGTTAAGGGGTTCATTTGGAGTTTCAAGGATGTAAATAGCGTCTTAGTTTAGGATTGATCAGGTTAGatttagttttaaaaaaagtaacacCCCAACCTATTGATCGAGAAAAACATCTACCAATCAACAGACAAGTGAAGCAGATATTAAATGAAATACAATTTTAGCTTGGTTTGCGAAGGAAATCTGAGTTAAAATTCTATTGTTATTTTGGGCCCGGTATGAGTAAATTGAAAATAGACGAATTTGCGGTCGAAATATTGCACGAGTTCAAGAGATCCAAAGATGTGAATTGCCAATACATAGATGTAGAAATCTGGGCTGATCAATGAATAAAATGTTCgattcaacattttgattgaGCGGAATTTATAGAAATATGGTTCATTATACTAGACCTCGGTAATTGATTTTAATTTCCTTCCCCTTGTTAGGACCATGTCAGACATATCTTAACCAAGAGACCAAATTGTTCCCTCAATTGGCGGTAAAAAGCCACATGAAACTGCCATTGTAAAATTGGCCTCACGGTTGCCTCATCCATTCATAATGTTAAAAACTATGACTCATCCTAAATACGTCACTTACAATAAGAAAGTAATCAATCCGATTTCAATGCTTTTTGTTAATATTTGCTGGATTCCGCCAAACCGGCAATGAAACAAATGCATATCTGTTCAAAGGCGTCACTTGAAAAGAGGTCACCCAGCGcaattcaatgtcaattacAATCTTTGCGTACTTCTCCCCCACAAGCTATAATGTCCGGGCGTGAACACCCAGAGGGTCTCCCCGGTTGGACCACACCCTCGGATTGTGAAACCGGCTCCGAGACCTCAAACAAGGTCAAGCCCAGTTCGGCCGGTGATTGGCTCCCGACCCACGCTCCGGGCCCAATGACCGGCGGGCCACCTCCCAATGGGGGCGCCGCCTCGCTCCTCCCACCCGCTTATCACAGTTATTATGCTGGCCCGGACATGGCTAACGCTTTCCCGCCCCATTACGGTCGCGCGGGCGAGCCCAAGTACCGTTCGACGGTGCCCAATATGCCTCAGCCGTATTTTATGCCCCCGGGTTGGTCGGTGCCCCCGGGTCCGGAGAGTGTGGCCACCACGTGCACCACGAGCTTGTCCCGAGGGAGCTCGCGGGATGACTTGACCTCGCTAATGGACGGGCGCATCTTTGAGCACGAGGAACGGTTCCGGGTAGACCGACGGAAACTCGAGCTTTTGATGCTAGGTGAGTTCAAAGAGACACTTTTGTAACCATGGACGTGGCGG
This Tigriopus californicus strain San Diego chromosome 12, Tcal_SD_v2.1, whole genome shotgun sequence DNA region includes the following protein-coding sequences:
- the LOC131891415 gene encoding probable chitinase 10 — its product is MRSIGLVLAILALSNIIQDGLTVKQSDKLVVCYFTSWAHYREDPGHFDVAWVDPTLCSHGIYAYADIDTATWSLMPVDPWYDLGPMDCGPGECNFDSYRRFTALASETFTPMLSVGGYNEGPDKFSDMAKDPVKRQAFIDSSVDYLQRYGFQGLDIDWEFPAEEDKRNLDLLVGEMKAAFDLQGLILSLAIFPEYDRVDLGYDIPFLSENADFLSAIAYDYHSYYNGHEFTAHEAPIFRINEEENVLHPGYGLNVYDGIRYLLQKGGDPTKLVMGIPAYGNGFMLEDASNNGLYCPAAGAINPGPIMHSSGSWSFQEILKIQQDDALTYLPGATPMAWSIQRDDCQRVPYMINGKYWIGYEDVQSVGLKAQMANALNLGGVMVFSLDQDDYSGAFSDSPYPLLREINTQLASGNAFDPTDETCGDEPAPVCEI